From Pseudonocardia autotrophica, one genomic window encodes:
- a CDS encoding mannitol dehydrogenase family protein produces MRSLDEAAIWNEGVPGVDVPGYDRTGIRTGIVHIGVGGFHRAHLAMYVDSLLIAGEAREWGICGVGVLPGDARMRDVLRAQEGLYTLVRKEPDGSLAPRVVGSLVDYLFAPDDPEAVIERIAHADTRIVSLTITEGGYAIDQKTGEFDPEFPGVRDETSAFGLVVEALARRRDRGTGPLTIMSCDNMQGNGDAARRVFTGVAQLRDPELGAWVADRVSFPNSMVDRITPATADSDREALAERFGLRDGWPVVCEPFTQWVLEDDFAAGRPEFERVDVQVVDDVVPYEFMKLRLLNATHQALGYLGYLAGHRYVHEVAQDPVFARFLRGYMDDEATPTLRPVPGIDLDGYKDTLIERFANPGVADTLMRINYGSSDRISIFLLPVVREQLAAGGPVQRAAAVVAGWCRYAEGTDEQGAPIEQQDRLAEELTALALRERDEPLAFLRHPAVFGDLADDERFATAFRGALESLYARGAAATVADLA; encoded by the coding sequence ATGCGCTCGCTGGACGAGGCCGCGATCTGGAACGAGGGCGTGCCGGGGGTGGACGTCCCCGGCTACGACCGGACGGGCATCCGTACCGGCATCGTGCACATCGGTGTCGGCGGGTTCCACCGCGCGCACCTGGCGATGTACGTCGACTCGCTGCTGATCGCCGGGGAGGCCCGGGAGTGGGGGATCTGCGGCGTCGGGGTGCTGCCCGGCGACGCCCGGATGCGGGACGTGTTGCGCGCCCAGGAAGGGCTCTACACCCTCGTGCGCAAGGAGCCGGACGGCTCGCTCGCGCCGCGTGTGGTCGGCTCGCTGGTCGACTACCTGTTCGCCCCGGACGACCCGGAGGCGGTGATCGAGCGGATCGCGCACGCCGACACCCGGATCGTCTCGCTGACGATCACCGAGGGCGGCTACGCGATCGACCAGAAGACCGGCGAGTTCGATCCGGAGTTCCCCGGTGTGCGGGACGAGACGAGCGCGTTCGGCCTGGTCGTCGAGGCGCTGGCGCGGCGCCGGGACCGCGGCACCGGTCCGCTCACGATCATGAGCTGCGACAACATGCAGGGCAACGGCGACGCCGCGCGCCGGGTGTTCACCGGGGTCGCACAGCTGCGCGATCCCGAGCTGGGCGCCTGGGTGGCCGATCGGGTCAGCTTCCCGAACTCGATGGTCGACCGGATCACCCCGGCGACCGCCGACTCCGACCGCGAGGCTCTCGCCGAGCGCTTCGGCCTGCGCGACGGCTGGCCGGTGGTCTGCGAGCCGTTCACCCAGTGGGTGCTGGAGGACGACTTCGCCGCGGGCCGCCCGGAGTTCGAGCGGGTCGACGTGCAGGTCGTCGACGACGTCGTGCCCTACGAGTTCATGAAGCTGCGGCTGCTCAACGCGACCCACCAGGCGCTGGGCTACCTCGGCTACCTGGCCGGGCACCGGTACGTGCACGAGGTCGCACAGGACCCGGTGTTCGCGAGGTTCCTGCGCGGCTACATGGACGACGAGGCCACCCCGACCCTGCGCCCGGTCCCGGGGATCGATCTCGACGGCTACAAGGACACGCTGATCGAGCGGTTCGCCAATCCCGGCGTCGCCGACACCCTGATGCGGATCAACTACGGCAGCTCCGACCGGATCTCGATCTTCCTGCTGCCGGTGGTGCGCGAGCAGCTGGCCGCAGGCGGCCCGGTGCAGCGGGCCGCGGCCGTCGTCGCCGGGTGGTGCCGTTACGCCGAGGGGACCGACGAGCAGGGCGCCCCGATCGAGCAGCAGGACCGGCTCGCCGAGGAGCTGACCGCGCTCGCGCTGCGCGAGCGCGACGAGCCGCTCGCCTTCCTGCGCCACCCGGCGGTGTTCGGCGACCTGGCCGACGACGAGCGGTTCGCCACCGCCTTCCGGGGCGCGCTGGAGTCGCTCTACGCCCGCGGGGCGGCGGCCACGGTCGCCGATCTCGCCTGA
- the ppgK gene encoding polyphosphate--glucose phosphotransferase has translation MSRKREHGFGIDIGGSGIKGAPVDLTSGKLAADRIRIPTPQPSTPEAVAGTVAEILDAFDWKGSFGCTFPAVVQHGITRTAANVDASWVDCDAGSVLRKVTGRDALLVNDADAAGVAEVEFGAAGAASGVVLLATLGTGIGTAVISHGHLVPNTELGHLEIDGHDAESRAADSAREREDLSWEEWGGRLTRYFQHVENLLWPDLIVVGGGVSKKFDKWSPYVSTRTPMVPAKLLNEAGIIGAALLAHD, from the coding sequence GTGAGCAGGAAGCGCGAACACGGGTTCGGTATCGACATCGGCGGCTCCGGCATCAAGGGGGCACCGGTCGACCTGACGAGCGGGAAGCTGGCCGCGGATCGGATCCGCATCCCGACCCCGCAACCGTCCACCCCGGAGGCGGTCGCCGGGACCGTCGCCGAGATCCTCGACGCCTTCGACTGGAAGGGCTCGTTCGGCTGCACCTTCCCTGCCGTCGTCCAGCACGGGATCACCCGGACCGCCGCCAACGTCGACGCCTCCTGGGTCGACTGCGACGCGGGCTCGGTGCTGCGCAAGGTCACCGGCCGGGACGCACTGCTGGTCAACGACGCCGACGCGGCCGGTGTCGCGGAGGTCGAGTTCGGGGCGGCCGGGGCGGCGTCCGGCGTCGTGCTGCTGGCGACGCTGGGCACCGGGATCGGCACCGCGGTGATCTCGCACGGCCATCTGGTGCCGAACACCGAGCTGGGCCACCTGGAGATCGACGGGCACGACGCCGAGTCCCGCGCCGCCGACTCCGCCCGCGAGCGCGAGGACCTGAGCTGGGAGGAGTGGGGCGGGCGGCTGACCCGGTACTTCCAGCACGTCGAGAACCTGCTGTGGCCGGACCTGATCGTCGTCGGCGGCGGGGTCAGCAAGAAGTTCGACAAGTGGTCGCCGTACGTGTCGACGCGCACCCCGATGGTCCCGGCGAAGCTGCTCAACGAGGCCGGGATCATCGGCGCCGCGCTGCTCGCGCACGACTGA
- a CDS encoding 3-hydroxyacyl-CoA dehydrogenase NAD-binding domain-containing protein: MSELPVPGSDPAGQPVSAIRTVACIGAGVIGGGWAAYFLARGLRVRAWDPAPDAGDRLRRTIDAAWPALTELGLADGADPAALELFPTAAEAVAGADFVQESAPEDLALKRALLAELAAAAGPGVVVASSTSGFPMSDMATEAADPGRLVVGHPFNPPYLIPLVEVVGGTATQAWATTRAAEFYRHIGKSVIEMDRELPGFIANRLQEAIWREALHMVAEGEATPEEIDRSITDGPGLRWPVHGPCLTFHLAGGEGGMAHMLDHFGPSLKAPWTRLDAPELTTALRDDMVAGAQVSAGGRPMAELVAERDRAVIAVRRAVEAARAAGGTGG; this comes from the coding sequence GTGTCTGAGCTCCCCGTGCCCGGCTCCGATCCGGCCGGGCAGCCGGTGTCGGCGATCCGCACCGTTGCCTGCATCGGCGCCGGGGTGATCGGCGGCGGCTGGGCGGCGTACTTCCTGGCCCGCGGTCTGCGGGTGCGCGCCTGGGACCCGGCGCCGGACGCCGGCGACCGGCTGCGGCGCACGATCGACGCGGCCTGGCCCGCGCTGACCGAGCTGGGCCTGGCCGACGGTGCCGATCCGGCGGCGCTGGAGCTGTTCCCGACCGCCGCCGAGGCCGTCGCGGGTGCCGACTTCGTGCAGGAGAGCGCGCCGGAGGACCTGGCGCTGAAGCGGGCGCTGCTGGCCGAGCTCGCCGCCGCGGCGGGCCCCGGCGTGGTCGTCGCGTCGTCGACGTCGGGATTCCCGATGTCGGACATGGCGACCGAGGCCGCCGACCCGGGCCGGCTGGTCGTCGGGCATCCGTTCAACCCGCCTTACCTGATCCCGCTGGTCGAGGTCGTCGGTGGGACGGCGACGCAGGCCTGGGCGACCACGCGGGCGGCCGAGTTCTACCGGCACATCGGCAAGTCGGTGATCGAGATGGACCGGGAGCTGCCCGGCTTCATCGCGAACCGGCTGCAGGAGGCGATCTGGCGGGAGGCGCTGCACATGGTCGCCGAGGGCGAGGCGACCCCGGAGGAGATCGACCGGTCGATCACCGACGGGCCGGGCCTGCGCTGGCCGGTGCACGGCCCCTGCCTGACCTTCCACCTGGCCGGCGGCGAGGGCGGCATGGCGCACATGCTCGATCACTTCGGCCCATCGCTGAAGGCGCCGTGGACCCGGCTCGACGCCCCGGAGCTGACCACGGCGCTGCGCGACGACATGGTCGCCGGTGCGCAGGTCAGTGCCGGTGGACGCCCGATGGCCGAGCTGGTGGCCGAGCGGGACCGGGCGGTCATCGCCGTCCGGCGCGCGGTCGAGGCGGCCCGGGCGGCAGGCGGCACCGGTGGCTGA
- a CDS encoding dihydrofolate reductase family protein: MGTIDVHEFISLDGVVEDPSWTAEYGFTEAMGAAIGKLCDQAILLGRTTYEAFHPAWSERGDDVESGGAFFNGSPKHVVTSTLDDPLEWANATVLGGYDPTRIQELKDSVDGGIYVSGSVRLVRALLADGLVDTLNLFVYPVALGSGLRLFADGQQVPLRLLETEPFDNGVVRMTYGPPV, translated from the coding sequence GTGGGAACAATCGACGTGCACGAGTTCATCAGCCTCGACGGTGTGGTCGAGGATCCGTCCTGGACCGCCGAGTACGGCTTCACCGAGGCGATGGGTGCCGCCATCGGGAAGCTCTGCGACCAGGCGATCCTGCTGGGGCGCACCACCTACGAGGCGTTCCACCCGGCCTGGTCGGAGCGCGGTGACGACGTCGAGTCCGGCGGCGCGTTCTTCAACGGCTCGCCGAAGCACGTGGTGACGTCCACCCTGGACGATCCGCTGGAGTGGGCGAACGCCACCGTGCTCGGCGGCTACGACCCGACACGGATCCAGGAGCTGAAGGACTCGGTCGACGGCGGCATCTACGTCAGCGGCAGCGTGCGGCTGGTCCGCGCGCTGCTCGCCGACGGCCTGGTCGACACCCTCAACCTGTTCGTCTACCCGGTCGCGCTGGGTTCGGGCCTGAGGCTGTTCGCCGACGGGCAGCAGGTGCCGCTGCGGCTGCTCGAGACCGAGCCGTTCGACAACGGTGTCGTCCGGATGACCTACGGCCCGCCCGTCTGA
- a CDS encoding BKACE family enzyme — translation MNRDVIITCAVTGAGDTVGRSPHVPVTPAAIAADAIAAARAGAAVVHIHVRDPETGDPSRAVELYRDTVTRIRDAGVDVVLNLTAGMGGDLVIDAEDPLKPVDGTDLVNALERLPHVEELLPDICTLDCGSLNFGEGNQLYISTPDMLRTGAKRVQELGVKPELEIFDTGQLWFASTMVAEGLIDAPPLFQLCMGIPYGAPADPGVLAAMVDLLPPGSNFASFSIGRDQLPWVAQSMLQGGHVRVGLEDNLYLARGVKATNAQLTERAVEIVQNLGANVATPDQAREILGLKERAGV, via the coding sequence ATGAACCGTGACGTCATCATCACCTGCGCGGTGACCGGAGCCGGGGACACCGTGGGCCGCAGCCCGCACGTCCCCGTGACCCCGGCCGCGATCGCCGCCGACGCGATCGCCGCCGCCCGCGCGGGCGCCGCCGTCGTGCACATCCACGTGCGCGACCCCGAGACCGGCGACCCGTCCCGGGCCGTCGAGCTGTACCGCGACACCGTCACCCGGATCCGGGACGCCGGCGTCGACGTCGTCCTGAACCTGACCGCGGGCATGGGCGGTGACCTGGTCATCGATGCCGAGGACCCGCTCAAGCCGGTCGACGGCACCGATCTGGTGAACGCGCTCGAGCGGCTCCCGCACGTCGAGGAGCTGCTGCCCGACATCTGCACCCTGGACTGCGGATCGCTGAACTTCGGCGAGGGCAACCAGCTCTACATCTCCACCCCGGACATGCTGCGTACCGGCGCCAAGCGGGTGCAGGAGCTCGGGGTGAAGCCGGAGCTGGAGATCTTCGACACCGGCCAGCTGTGGTTCGCCTCGACGATGGTCGCCGAGGGCCTGATCGACGCCCCGCCGCTGTTCCAGCTGTGCATGGGCATCCCCTACGGCGCACCGGCCGATCCGGGGGTGCTCGCCGCGATGGTCGACCTGCTGCCGCCCGGCTCGAACTTCGCGTCCTTCTCGATCGGCCGCGACCAGTTGCCGTGGGTGGCGCAGTCGATGCTGCAGGGCGGGCACGTGCGGGTCGGGCTGGAGGACAACCTCTATCTCGCCCGCGGGGTGAAGGCGACCAACGCCCAGCTCACCGAGCGGGCCGTCGAGATCGTGCAGAACCTCGGCGCGAACGTCGCGACGCCGGACCAGGCGCGCGAGATCCTGGGGCTGAAGGAGCGGGCCGGTGTCTGA
- a CDS encoding ABC transporter substrate-binding protein, whose translation MISTPAASFSRRRLLAGAAGLGAVALLAGCGGPAAARDAGPPRRGGVLRVGVTGGGASDTLDPHSPAANPDIARTLSLYEPLVHWDDAYTLQPAVAEAVRPEPGARAWTATIRAGITFHDGRPVTPDDVVATFRRITDPDDPKSGASQFGILDDIVVAGDREVRFELTEPSPVFDQYLAEYSCGIVPADFDVENPIGTGAFKFESWSPGQQSAFVRHDGYWRPDEPYVDRLELINFSEDDARINALLSGQVDAIDQVPLSLTEVVGSYESIRLLTSETGAWLPITMRVDVEPFDDVRVRQALRLIAGREQMVNQVLSGLGAPAVDLYARFDPEYLDPEREQDLERARDLLSAAGRPNLSLELVTSPIQAGTVEAAQVYATQARAAGVEIGLRRVDTSTFFSDQYLQWEFAQSFWNTRNYIPQASQSSMPEAPFNETHWEDAEYQGVIRRARSELDATARAALVRRAQEIEFDRGGYLIWGFPDRVDAHQAYVGGLVPNRTGLSLSGYEFRKAWVSA comes from the coding sequence TTGATCAGCACGCCAGCGGCGTCGTTCTCACGACGCCGCCTGCTCGCCGGTGCGGCCGGTCTGGGGGCGGTGGCCCTGCTCGCGGGCTGCGGCGGACCCGCCGCCGCCCGCGACGCCGGTCCGCCCCGCCGCGGCGGGGTCCTGCGGGTGGGGGTGACCGGCGGTGGAGCGTCGGACACCCTCGACCCGCACAGCCCGGCCGCCAACCCGGACATCGCCCGCACGCTGAGCCTCTACGAGCCGCTGGTGCACTGGGACGACGCCTACACCCTGCAGCCTGCCGTCGCCGAGGCGGTCCGCCCGGAGCCGGGCGCACGGGCCTGGACGGCGACGATCCGCGCCGGCATCACCTTCCACGACGGCCGCCCGGTCACCCCGGACGACGTCGTCGCCACCTTCCGCCGGATCACCGACCCGGACGACCCGAAGTCCGGGGCGTCCCAGTTCGGGATCCTGGACGACATCGTGGTGGCGGGTGACCGGGAGGTGCGGTTCGAGCTGACCGAGCCGTCGCCGGTGTTCGACCAGTACCTGGCCGAGTACTCGTGCGGCATCGTGCCCGCCGACTTCGACGTCGAGAACCCGATCGGTACCGGGGCGTTCAAGTTCGAGTCGTGGTCGCCCGGCCAGCAGAGCGCCTTCGTGCGGCACGACGGCTACTGGCGCCCGGACGAGCCCTACGTCGACCGGCTGGAGCTGATCAACTTCTCCGAGGACGACGCTCGGATCAACGCGCTGCTCTCGGGCCAGGTCGACGCGATCGACCAGGTCCCGCTGTCGCTGACCGAGGTCGTCGGCTCCTACGAGTCGATCCGGCTGCTCACCTCGGAGACCGGGGCCTGGCTGCCGATCACGATGCGGGTCGACGTCGAGCCGTTCGACGACGTCCGGGTCCGGCAGGCGTTGCGGCTGATCGCCGGCCGCGAGCAGATGGTGAACCAGGTGCTGTCCGGCCTGGGCGCCCCCGCGGTCGACCTGTACGCCCGCTTCGATCCGGAGTACCTGGACCCGGAGCGGGAGCAGGACCTGGAGCGGGCGCGTGATCTGCTCTCGGCGGCCGGGCGGCCGAACCTGTCGCTGGAGCTGGTGACCTCGCCGATCCAGGCGGGCACCGTCGAGGCGGCCCAGGTGTACGCGACGCAGGCCCGCGCGGCGGGCGTCGAGATCGGGTTGCGCCGGGTCGACACCTCGACCTTCTTCTCCGACCAGTACCTGCAGTGGGAGTTCGCGCAGAGCTTCTGGAACACCCGCAACTACATCCCGCAGGCGTCGCAGTCCTCGATGCCCGAGGCGCCGTTCAACGAGACGCACTGGGAGGACGCCGAGTACCAGGGCGTCATCCGCCGTGCCCGCTCCGAGCTCGACGCGACGGCACGGGCGGCGCTGGTGCGACGCGCCCAGGAGATCGAGTTCGACCGCG
- a CDS encoding TetR/AcrR family transcriptional regulator: MTDPRSAPAVASRVRALLERDGWTQRRFAAAIGLDETKLSKSLAGRRRFAAAELVSIADVTGETVNRLLHGRDDARTHTAVPAGAAASSASSPSSSDGTPAGAGAGTHGARRTRRRILDAAWRLIADHGYHRVRTADVARECGTSPAAIHYHFPTRSQLLDEALRHNVKLAFDRQVAELGEITDPHRRLLQLIDLQLPQGELLRREWSIWIQVWAESAIDPARRELYWDSYDRWYRSVLMTLQDGAATGVFVAGRAEPLAHQLTALIDGLGIQVMAGTPGTGPAEMRAVLHDFIDRAVLAAPGHPSAETDRTENG, translated from the coding sequence ATGACCGATCCTCGTTCCGCGCCCGCCGTCGCCTCCCGGGTGCGCGCGCTGCTGGAACGGGACGGGTGGACCCAGCGCCGGTTCGCCGCCGCGATCGGGCTGGACGAGACCAAGCTGTCCAAGTCGCTGGCCGGGCGCCGCCGATTCGCGGCCGCCGAGCTGGTCTCGATCGCCGACGTCACCGGGGAGACGGTGAACCGGCTGCTGCACGGCCGGGACGACGCCCGCACGCACACCGCGGTGCCGGCCGGCGCCGCTGCCTCGTCCGCCTCGTCCCCGTCCTCCTCCGACGGCACGCCGGCCGGTGCGGGCGCCGGGACACACGGCGCCCGCCGGACCCGGCGCCGGATCCTGGACGCCGCGTGGCGGCTGATCGCCGACCACGGCTACCACCGGGTGCGGACGGCCGACGTGGCCCGCGAATGCGGCACCAGCCCGGCGGCGATCCACTACCACTTCCCCACCCGGTCGCAGCTGCTGGACGAGGCGCTGCGGCACAACGTGAAGCTCGCGTTCGACCGGCAGGTCGCCGAGCTGGGCGAGATCACCGACCCGCACCGGCGGCTGCTGCAGCTGATCGACCTGCAGCTGCCGCAGGGCGAGCTGCTGCGCCGCGAGTGGTCCATCTGGATCCAGGTGTGGGCGGAGTCGGCGATCGACCCGGCCCGGCGCGAGCTCTACTGGGACTCCTACGACCGCTGGTACCGCAGCGTGCTCATGACGTTGCAGGACGGCGCCGCCACCGGCGTGTTCGTCGCCGGCCGGGCCGAGCCGCTGGCCCACCAGCTCACCGCACTGATCGACGGTCTCGGGATCCAGGTCATGGCCGGCACCCCCGGCACCGGGCCCGCCGAGATGCGCGCGGTGCTGCACGACTTCATCGACCGGGCCGTGCTCGCGGCGCCGGGACACCCATCAGCCGAGACCGATCGGACGGAGAACGGATGA
- a CDS encoding thioesterase family protein: MAEPQASRELRGPLVHTDTVRPEWIDYNGHLSEPYYVLVFGDATTALMDRTGMDPAYRAASGCSLYTVEAHVRYLAEIGPGAALTVRTRVLGRDAKRLRLWHELYTGPDGTGPLAATEELMCLHVGPDGTLPFPDAVASALDALTGDDPEPAHAGRAISPVGPAGSERSGKVVRRPPT, translated from the coding sequence GTGGCTGAGCCGCAGGCGTCCCGGGAGCTGCGCGGCCCGCTGGTGCACACCGACACCGTGCGTCCGGAGTGGATCGACTACAACGGGCACCTCTCCGAGCCGTACTACGTGCTGGTGTTCGGTGACGCGACCACCGCGCTGATGGACCGCACCGGGATGGACCCGGCCTACCGGGCGGCGAGCGGCTGCTCGCTGTACACGGTCGAGGCGCACGTCCGGTACCTGGCCGAGATCGGGCCGGGCGCCGCGCTGACCGTCCGCACCCGGGTGCTCGGCCGGGACGCCAAGCGGCTGCGGCTCTGGCACGAGCTGTACACCGGGCCCGACGGCACCGGCCCGCTCGCGGCCACCGAGGAACTGATGTGCCTGCACGTCGGGCCGGACGGCACGCTGCCGTTCCCGGACGCCGTCGCCTCCGCGCTGGACGCGCTGACCGGTGACGATCCGGAACCCGCGCACGCCGGACGCGCGATCTCGCCGGTCGGACCGGCCGGGTCCGAACGGAGCGGGAAGGTGGTGCGCCGGCCCCCGACCTAG